A window of Kangiella sp. TOML190 genomic DNA:
ACTTACCATCGTTTGGCCAATTGCTATTTTCATGGTCAACCCACGAATAGTGATGGCTATAACTTTTAGCATATTTCCCAGGGCCACTATTCCAGTCTTTGCCGATCTCGCTGTCTTGGGACCATTTAGCATAAGCATCTCTATCGGCCCATTTGAAACAACAATGTCGAATTAAGTAGCGATCCATTTCATCGCCCGTGTGCGGGGTATATACCTGCCAAGCTCGAGGGTCGCCCTTTTTAGCGCGAACTTTCATATGATCTTTAAAAGCTTTTTCAAAAGCTTCCGTATCCTTAGCAGCAACTTCCACTTCCCACATTTCGGACATTCCCGGAGCTTCCTCCTCTTCAACCGCCGATACACTCAAAGGTAGTAGGAAAATAGCCAACAATGGCCAGTGGTTCAGTTTTTTGAAGCTGAATTTTGAGGTGTTGCTTTTATTGGTAGTGCGTTTGTTCATAGTGTTCTCCATTTAACAAAGTTAACTCACTATGCACAAGCCAAAAAAATAGAAGTCAAAAATAACGCGAGGGCGACTCCAAAGTGATGATTATTCTACACATTTTGCCAATTCTTGCAAATTGGCCTTGGAGTCGTTAGGCTTCTCGGACGATTCTTTAATCGTCCAATAGACACGGTCTTAAAATAAGTTGATTAGAAAGCCATAAGGAAAATGGCGGATTATTTTTTCTGTTTAACGTACAAAACTAGGCTATGGTCGACAATTTCGACACCATGTTTCTCAGCAATCTTATGCTGCAACTCTTCAATTTCTTCGCTAAAAAACTCAATCACAGTGCCATCGTCCACATCCACCATATGGTCGTGGTGTTCGCCGTCGTCCATTTCAAATACCGAATGACCGCCTTCAAAATTATGGCGTGTGACTAATCCCGCCTGCTCAAACTGAGTCAAGACTCGATAAACTGTCGCTAAGCCCACATCGTCCCCAGCCTCAAGCAGTTTTTTATATACATCTTCAGCGCTTAAGTGACGTTCCTCGGAACTTTCCAGAATTTGCATTATCTTAACTCTGGGTAAAGTAACCTTGAGTCCGGCTTTTTTTAGTTGTTTATTTTCCAAAATTTAAACTCCGATAGCTTTAAGCGACGAATCGATTATACTATGCCCGAAATTAATGAAAAGCCATTATCCACCATTTACATCAGTTTGGTGGAAGTTGGCATGAGTTAGCAGAAATAAAAGATAAAATAAGGTTTATGATGAAATATTTGAAACTAACCCTGTTACTATTGAGCCTTTGCACCATTTCAGCGTGCCTCTATAAGCCCAATATCCAGCAAGGCAATGTGCTGGATCAAAAAGAAGTCAATAAGCTGCGCCCTGGCATGACTAAAGAGCAAGTGCGCTTTGTTTTGGGCAATCCGGTGCTAAATACTAATTTAGAAAACGATACTTGGTACTATTTGTATTATTTGATTCCGGCGCGTGGAGACAAGGTGGAAAAGCGCCTAACCCTAACCTTCGTTAACGACCAACTGACCACCATGGAAGGCACTATTAAGCCCGAAGCTAGCGAAGAGTAATTCACTCATTAGTATTCTAAGAATCAAGCAAAAGCCCTTTATATTAAGGGCTTTTTGTTCTTTTGAACCTAGCTTTTACTTTTATATCTACTGAGAAACATTGTTATTGCCGCGAAATCGAGAATAACGGTTAGATCAGTTTTGGCTTAGAAGCTTGCTTTGAGTAATTTTTGCGTCAAGGTTCAGCCCATCGAGTCACTAGTCACTCGATTTCATCGCCTCGGCATATTCTTTTTCCAGCGCTTGAGTTAGCTCTGCTGGGGGCTGTTGTTTCGGCGCCAGCCCAATCATGGCAATGGTTTGCTGTAACTGTTTTAAGTAGCGCTTGCAACGGACACAGATAAGGGTGTGCATTTTAAAGTTAAAACGCTGCCAAGCGTTCATCTCACCTTCAAGATAATCGCTACTATTCTCAATGTGTTTTTTACAATTTAACATTGCCCTGTCCTCTGAAAATGCGCCACCATCTGCTGCATCTTGTCTCGCGCTCGATGTAATAATACGCGGGCATTGGATGAAGTAACGCCCAGAATGTTACAGATTTCATCCATATCCAAACCGCCCACATCGCGCAGGTTTAGTACCTGTTTTTGATTATCGGGCAATAACTCCAGATGTTTATCGAAGCAATCTTGCAGCTCGCCCGCAGATAGCAACTCCTCTGGGGAAGCCGAGTCCCATTCGGGGCTAGTGTCGTTCCAATGACCCTTGCTATCAAAGCGCGGATCAGTCGCCCAAGTTTCATTAACGGCTTCGAGGCTGACCGAGCGCGACTCTTTTCTTAAGCGCGTTTTCGCTTCATTGGCAACAATCCGTATCAACCAGCTTTTCAACTTGGCGCGACCTTCAAACTTCGGCAGGGCACGAATTCCAGACACCCAAGCTTCCTGCACCACCTCGTCAGCAATCACCCCGCCCGCAATCGCATAGGCGACCGAATACATGGAGGGATAATAGGCTTTGACCACCTTGCCAAATAATTCCTGATCGTTATTCAGCAAGCCTGCAATCAATTCTTTTTCTTCAGGTAACTCTTTTTCACTCATGATTTTTCGTCGTGATTTCGTTTACTGAAATCGGTTGTTTTGCCAAAATGCTGTTAAAGCATTGGAATCTTTGCCAAAGTATAGGCATATTTTAACGATTAGCAACCTAACTCGATCGAAAGGAAACTTAGCATGGGTATGCAAATGAACTTCATCGGCATTATGTCATTCGTCAAAACGTCGCTCGATTGGATCGGCGCTATTATCGTCTTTGCGATATTGCTGTTGATGATCGCAGTCCTGATACTCTATTTCATTGATAAAACCCAGCGCAAACAAACCATTCGCCGCAACTACCCAGTTATTGGCCGTTTTCGTTATTTTTTCGAGCATTTGGGTGAATTTTTCCGGCAGTATTTTTTTGCCCTCGACCGTGAAGAAATGCCCTTTAATCGCGCTGAGCGCAGCTGGGCTTACCGAGCCGCTAAAAATGTCAGCCGTACGCTAGCCTTTGGCTCGACCCGCAACTTAAACCCCACTGGAACCGTGTTGTTCTTAAACGATCAATTCCCCACTCTTGAGCAAAATGCGCTAGAATCTAAGCCGGTGCTGATTGGTCCTTATTGCCAGCAACCCTATAGCGCTCGCAGTTTTTTTAACATTTCCGGTATGAGCTACGGCTCGCTATCAAAAGTGGCGGTGGAAGCCCTTTCGCGCGGCGCGGCCAAGGCTGGTTGCTGGATCAATACTGGCGAAGGTGGCTTATCGCCCTACCATTTAGCGGGCGGTGGCGATGTGGTGTTCCAAATCGGTACGGCCAAGTATGGCGTGCGTAATACCCAAGGCGGTTTAGACGATAACAAGCTTAAAGACATTGCCACCCATCCTCAGGTCAAAATGATTGAGCTAAAAATGAGTCAGGGCGCAAAACCGGGCAAAGGCGGTATTTTACCCGGACGAAAAGTCACTAGTGAGATCTCACAGATCCGTGGCATTCCTGCTGGGGAAGATTCCATCAGTCCCAACGGACATCCAGAAATTAAGTCGGTAGCCGATCTTTTGGATATGCTCAATCATATTCGCCAAGTGACCGGCAAGCCAGTGGGTTTTAAAACGGTGATTGGTAGCCATCAATTTCTACAGGATCTTTGCCATGAGATTCACGCGCGCGGTATAGAATCGGCACCCGATTTTATTACCATTGATAGCGCTGATGGCGGTACTGGCGCTGCTCCGCAGCCGCTTTTCGATTATGTTGGACTACCGTTAAAAGAAAGCCTACCGCTGGTTTTAGATACCCTTATCCAACAAAACCTACGCGATCGGATCCGCGTGGTTTGCTCCGGTAAAATGATCACTCCTTCTGGCGTAGCTTGGGCCTTAGCTATGGGCGCTGACTTTGCCCTTTCAGCACGTGGCTTTATGTTTGCTTTGGGCTGTATTCAAGCACTGCAATGCAATAAAAATACTTGTCCAACTGGCATCACCACCCACGATAAAGATTTACAAAAAGGCTTAGATATTAGTGATAAATCCGAGCGCGTCGCTTATTACCATAAGAACATGGTGAAGGCAGTGGGTATGATCGCGCACTCGTGCGGTGTGGCCGAGCCAAGAGGCTTGAAGCGACAACACGTTAGAGTTGTAACAGAAAGCGGATTATCGACTCCATTAGATAAGTTACACCCGTATCAAGAAGATGAAATTGAGACTGAGCAAGTCTAAATTCACAGGCAAACTTATTTTGACAGGAGAACCGTATGAGCGCCCTTAAAGACCAGTATTATCAATTCCACGATTGGCTATTTCGAAAGTTAAAACACCTTTCAGGGATCCCACCCTTATTATTCCGGATCCTGCTGTTTTTCCCGCTGTATGAAGCAGGAACCCGTAAGTTTGCCAACTTTGAGAGCACTGCTGAGTGGTTTGGTAATTCCGAATGGGGTTTAGGACTGCCTTTCCCAGAAGTCATGACCTTTTTAGCAGCCAGCGCCGAAACCGTAGGCGCTGTTTTGATTCTGGTGGGCTTTGCCACTCGTTGGGCAGCTATTCCCTTAATGATTACTATGCTGGTCGCTGCATTCACGGTTCATTGGGATAATGGCTGGTTTGCGATAGCTCAATCCGCCGATCCGGAAGTCGCCAATCGACTCGAAAAAGGGCGTGAAATTCTGCAACAACACGGTAACTATGATTGGCTGACGGGCAAAGGCAGTTTTGTGATCTTACAAAATGGTATCGAATTTGCTGCCAGCTACTTCATTATGCTGCTATCGCTATTTTTTAGTGGTGGCGGTAGATATTTCTCTATCGACTATTGGCTTAATCGAGCCTTTGCCAATCACAAAACCGAATTGAGCTATTAAATATCAGCAATAATCCATCAAGGGTGGCATTGGCCGCCCTTTTTTACAGCTTAACTTTAACTCCTTGCGAACATAAATATGCAAATCCGACCACAATAGGATTAAAATAAGCGTATGATCGCCAGTCACTGCACAACAAGTGTTCTCCAAATCGGTTAAAGCAGCTTATGAGTAAGTTTTTTCAACAATCTTTAGACATTCATCGCTATTTACGCGGCAAATGGGCCATCAAATCCAAGGTACCTTTGCAGAACCGTGACGATTTATCGGTTGCCTACACTCCTGGAGTAGCGGCAGTTTCCAATAAAATCGCGGAAGAACCCAACTCAAGCTATTCACTAACCATGAAAGGCAACTCGGTTGCTATCGTTTCTGACGGTTCGGCAGTGCTTGGCTTAGGCGATATTGGGCCGCAAGCAGCTTTGCCAGTGATGGAAGGTAAGGCCATTTTGTTTAAAGAGTTTGCCGATATTGACGGCGTTCCCTTAGTGATTAATGCCGGTAGTGTGGAAGAAATCGTCACCACCGTGAAAACGGTAGCGCCTACTTTTGGTGGTATCAATCTTGAAGATATTGCCGCGCCTAAGTGTTTTGAGATTGAAGAGCGTCTACAAGATATCGGTATTCCCGTTTTTCATGACGACCAGCATGGCACCGCTATCGTCTTGTTAGCAGCCTTGATCAATGCTTGCAAAGTCACGGGTAAAAGCATGCAGTCTTTAAAAGTAGTGATTAATGGCGCAGGCGCAGCGGGTACTGCAATTGCCCGCTTGTTGCGCTGCGTGGGGCATGATGAAAATGCCTGTAATCCGGTCGAGGATGTTCTGGTTTGTGATTCCAAAGGGATCATTTCCAAAGATCGCGAGAACCTTAATGAAGAAAAACTGAAACTGCTGACCTACACCAATCGCTTCAATCGCAACGGCAAACTGAAGGCCGCGTTAGAAGGCGCGGATGTGTTTATTGGTGTCTCTAAAGGCAACCTGCTCACCGGCGACGATATTAAGCTAATGCATAAAGAGCCGATCATTTTGGCTATGGCCAATCCGATCCCAGAAATCATGCCAGACGAAGCTTTAGCCGCGGGTGCATCAGTGGTGGGAACCGGACGTAGCGACTTTCCAAATCAAGTGAATAACGTTTTAGCTTTCCCGGGAATTTTCCGCGGCGCACTGGATGCGCGCGCTACTCGTATTAGCGAAGGCATGAAAATTGCCGCTGCCTATGCACTGGCTAATGCGGTCAATAATATTTCGGCGGATCATGTTCTACCCGATCCCTTAAACCGTAACGTGGCGCAAAAAGTCGCCGAAGCGGTTAAGCAAAAAGCGATTGAAGAAAAGCTACAGCGTCCGTTGTAAGTTTTCGCTAGCCCCCTAATCTAACAATTAATAAGCCGCCGAACCGCGGCTTCAATTAATTGGGGATGAGTAAACATTAGTAAGTGTTCTTGCGTATCCACAGGCCAATAGGCGCTACACTTATGGCCTTGCGCCATAGCAAAAAACTGTTGTTTACCTTCGTCGCGCCACTGGCTAATCGACTGCTTAAATTTATCGTCCTGGATCTTCTCCAGATAGCCGGTTTCAAAATCAGAATCTAAAATAACCACTGGTATCGATTTAGGAATTGGCGATAACTTGGCGTTTTCTAAATCCGACTTGTAAGCAGTAATTTCTTTAAATTTACGAATCTGGTAACTCGACTTTTCACGCAGCAGCTCATAGTCATGATACTGCTGCCAGTCCATAAACTCTGCTAAATCGTCACTGATAATAGTATCCAAGTCCGCTTTTTCTGCAGCAATTTTATCTTGTATTCTTTCCTGATATTTTCCCGAGGCAATAAAAGCTTCGAGCTTATCCCAGTTTTTTCTAAAGTTTTCACTCTCACCTGTATAGTGCTCGATCGAGTGTACGGTTAGCACATCGGGGTCTAACAGCACTACACCTCTAACCTTGTTAGCCGCAATAGGATCTCGCAAGGCCAAACGCACACTTAAATTTGAGCTAGCAAACGCCACGATAATCACCGGAGTCTTTTGCAGTGTTAAGATTTTCCTAAGGCGTTGCCCAAAATCTGTATAAGAAGGATTTTTTATGGGCTCGGAAAAACCTTGTCCGGCACGCTCAATTGCCAAAGTAGAATAGTCTTGTGCTAGATAGTTTTGCCCTAAAATCCACCAAGCTAAATCTGAATGCCAGTTATCGGTTGGGCCCGACAAGAGAAGCAGAGTTGGAGCCTGAGAGTTGTGGCCTTTTTTCACTTGATATAATTTCACCTCAGTTTTGTCCAAACCGATTGATACTACTGGTGTAAGCTGCAGTAATAACATTAAAATTATTAAGCTAGCATTTTTCATAGGGTACTAACATGCCTGATTCAACACTCTCGATAGCTCTATCTTGGCTAGCTGACCGATATTTGTTAAGTGCAAAGATGTAACCAATTATGAGCTAGCAAGGTCAAAAGTTAGTAATCTTGTATATTTTTTAGTCTATCACTGTATTTTTCTTCAAAACGCCATAAAATCAATGGATCAAGTTGCTATAGGTATATCCATGACACTCATAATGGTAAGAAGATCCGTTAACGTTTGCGCAGCCTTGCTCATCGCCGCTATTAGCCTGCCTGTATTTTCCCACGGCGGTGGCCATCCGATCCGCTATATCGCCAGCGATGGCGTCGATAAAGGCGATTGTTCCAGCCCAACAAAGCCCTGCAAAACTATTGCTTATGCAGTTAACAAGTCCAGTAAGGGCGACAAGATCCAGATGGCGGCTGGTAACTATCATGCCAAGAATATGGATATTTTCTATTTGCTCAACGACATGGTGGCGATTTCGGGCGGCTATTCGCGCTTGGATGGATACCAAAATAAATCTGCAGAAAATATCACTACGATTGTGGGTTTACCTGCAAAATACCGCGACCAACTTGCGGCTAAGGGTTTTAAGCTCTTATCGGATACTAAGGGCAACGATCAATATCGGATCAAGCCTGACTACTTAAAGTTGTTGGCAAAATATCAAAAAATTAACTCCAGTTTTGAAAAGAATATCGATTGTAGTAGCGGTATGGCTGATAATTATCCTTGTAATAATATCAACTTGTTATCCCACTTACCCTTATCCCAGATGAGTTCAACACCCTCCAGTGGCAACGATATTTGGGGTTATCGCGATCTAAATACTGGTCGTGAATATGCGGTGATGGGCTTATTTAATGGCACTATCTTAGTCGATGTCAGCGATCCCAGCGCACCCCAAGAAGTCGGCACCATTTCAGGGGTTAGCAGCACTTGGCGCGACGTTAAGGTTTATCAATTTTTTGATCCGCTGGCGAAAAAATACCAAGCCTATGCTTACGTCACCACCGAGGGCAATGGCGGCTTTCAAGTTATCGATTTGACCAAAGCACCCGATAGCATTTCTCTGGCTAATACTATCAACGTATTTCAAACCGCGCATAACGTCTACCTTGGCAATATTGATTACGCCACCGGTTTGCCGCTCGATAATCAAGAAGCCTACCTCTATATCGCGGGCTCCAATAATGGAAACGGTTCTTATCGTATTTTTGATC
This region includes:
- a CDS encoding NADP-dependent malic enzyme, with the translated sequence MSKFFQQSLDIHRYLRGKWAIKSKVPLQNRDDLSVAYTPGVAAVSNKIAEEPNSSYSLTMKGNSVAIVSDGSAVLGLGDIGPQAALPVMEGKAILFKEFADIDGVPLVINAGSVEEIVTTVKTVAPTFGGINLEDIAAPKCFEIEERLQDIGIPVFHDDQHGTAIVLLAALINACKVTGKSMQSLKVVINGAGAAGTAIARLLRCVGHDENACNPVEDVLVCDSKGIISKDRENLNEEKLKLLTYTNRFNRNGKLKAALEGADVFIGVSKGNLLTGDDIKLMHKEPIILAMANPIPEIMPDEALAAGASVVGTGRSDFPNQVNNVLAFPGIFRGALDARATRISEGMKIAAAYALANAVNNISADHVLPDPLNRNVAQKVAEAVKQKAIEEKLQRPL
- a CDS encoding anti-sigma factor; translation: MLNCKKHIENSSDYLEGEMNAWQRFNFKMHTLICVRCKRYLKQLQQTIAMIGLAPKQQPPAELTQALEKEYAEAMKSSD
- a CDS encoding outer membrane protein assembly factor BamE, whose protein sequence is MKYLKLTLLLLSLCTISACLYKPNIQQGNVLDQKEVNKLRPGMTKEQVRFVLGNPVLNTNLENDTWYYLYYLIPARGDKVEKRLTLTFVNDQLTTMEGTIKPEASEE
- the fur gene encoding ferric iron uptake transcriptional regulator, which translates into the protein MLENKQLKKAGLKVTLPRVKIMQILESSEERHLSAEDVYKKLLEAGDDVGLATVYRVLTQFEQAGLVTRHNFEGGHSVFEMDDGEHHDHMVDVDDGTVIEFFSEEIEELQHKIAEKHGVEIVDHSLVLYVKQKK
- a CDS encoding RNA polymerase sigma factor, encoding MSEKELPEEKELIAGLLNNDQELFGKVVKAYYPSMYSVAYAIAGGVIADEVVQEAWVSGIRALPKFEGRAKLKSWLIRIVANEAKTRLRKESRSVSLEAVNETWATDPRFDSKGHWNDTSPEWDSASPEELLSAGELQDCFDKHLELLPDNQKQVLNLRDVGGLDMDEICNILGVTSSNARVLLHRARDKMQQMVAHFQRTGQC
- a CDS encoding alpha/beta fold hydrolase; translated protein: MSGPTDNWHSDLAWWILGQNYLAQDYSTLAIERAGQGFSEPIKNPSYTDFGQRLRKILTLQKTPVIIVAFASSNLSVRLALRDPIAANKVRGVVLLDPDVLTVHSIEHYTGESENFRKNWDKLEAFIASGKYQERIQDKIAAEKADLDTIISDDLAEFMDWQQYHDYELLREKSSYQIRKFKEITAYKSDLENAKLSPIPKSIPVVILDSDFETGYLEKIQDDKFKQSISQWRDEGKQQFFAMAQGHKCSAYWPVDTQEHLLMFTHPQLIEAAVRRLINC
- a CDS encoding FMN-binding glutamate synthase family protein; translated protein: MQMNFIGIMSFVKTSLDWIGAIIVFAILLLMIAVLILYFIDKTQRKQTIRRNYPVIGRFRYFFEHLGEFFRQYFFALDREEMPFNRAERSWAYRAAKNVSRTLAFGSTRNLNPTGTVLFLNDQFPTLEQNALESKPVLIGPYCQQPYSARSFFNISGMSYGSLSKVAVEALSRGAAKAGCWINTGEGGLSPYHLAGGGDVVFQIGTAKYGVRNTQGGLDDNKLKDIATHPQVKMIELKMSQGAKPGKGGILPGRKVTSEISQIRGIPAGEDSISPNGHPEIKSVADLLDMLNHIRQVTGKPVGFKTVIGSHQFLQDLCHEIHARGIESAPDFITIDSADGGTGAAPQPLFDYVGLPLKESLPLVLDTLIQQNLRDRIRVVCSGKMITPSGVAWALAMGADFALSARGFMFALGCIQALQCNKNTCPTGITTHDKDLQKGLDISDKSERVAYYHKNMVKAVGMIAHSCGVAEPRGLKRQHVRVVTESGLSTPLDKLHPYQEDEIETEQV
- a CDS encoding DoxX family protein — its product is MSALKDQYYQFHDWLFRKLKHLSGIPPLLFRILLFFPLYEAGTRKFANFESTAEWFGNSEWGLGLPFPEVMTFLAASAETVGAVLILVGFATRWAAIPLMITMLVAAFTVHWDNGWFAIAQSADPEVANRLEKGREILQQHGNYDWLTGKGSFVILQNGIEFAASYFIMLLSLFFSGGGRYFSIDYWLNRAFANHKTELSY